The Halobacteria archaeon AArc-dxtr1 region CGCAGACCTGCTCAGTGAGAGCTTCGATGCGGATTTCGAAGAGGCTTGGGAGAACGAGCGGACGGCGACGTTCACAAGAGCGCAGCTCTTGTGCAGTATGGAAGACGCATATCGTCTTCATGCCCACCAGAAGGCTCTGCATTCTGGAGACAACCCATCAGAACGCTTCGCGTTCTGAGGAGCCGTTAGGGCGCTCGCCGTCCGGCTCCACGCCACCGGTTGTTCGCTTCGGGAGACAGCAGCAATTCTGGCTGAAATAGGCGTTGAACCCTCTCACAGAGGGTTTGGAACTGGATGAATCGGCTGGCTGACAGCGTTCCCGACCCGCCGACGGCGACGTCGTAGCGTTCGAGAGGGCGAGAAGTAGCCATACACGACTCGTGTACCGACCCGAAGATAGTGATTGGGGTTGCATGTCCCGAAACCGGCTGCGTCGGAGCCGCGAGCGCTGTTGCGTTCCGCAGAGAAGACGATCTAGTCAGGACCCACCGTCAGTACTCGAGATCCTCGAAGACGTCGGGAATCGTCTGCGATCGGTCGCGATAGTGGGCGAACACGTCCGCCGCCCACTGCATCGCGTTCTCGTCTTCGGTTTCGATGTAGACGGCGGGGTGGCCGGTCTGTTGGTCGTACGAGAGAATAACGAGGCAGGTGTCGAACAGGCTGAAGTCGATAGGGAGCGACTCATCGGAGATGTACACCCCGAGTTCGGGATTTTTCCGTCTGATCTCGTTGACGACCGGATGGACCTGCATGAACCGCTCTGCGGTCGCTCGAGACCAGATCCCCTCGGCGTCGAACGTCCTGTCGAGCAGTGTAGGCGTTATCGCGTCGACGACGGCTGGTGGGGTGATGCCTTCGTTTCGGAGCGCTCGAAGGCGTGTTGCGTCCTCGAAGGCGTCGACGTATCGGTCGTACAGTCCGTAGGGGTCCTCTGATGTCGACCGGATCACGGTCGAGTCGGCGAGCCAGGAGACGTCGAACGGCTTCGGTGCGTCCGCCACGTGTGAGAGAAATCGTGAGCCGGCTATCGTCTCGAGGACGGAGAGTTGGTGAGCGGTGGTCTCGATTCTCCGTAACGCGGCGTCTCCCAGCTCCGTCAGAGCGTAGGTCGTCTCCGTTTTCTCGACGAGTCCGTGCTCTCGAAGCGTCCCGAGGTGGCGGTTGACCGTCGCCAGCGAACAGCCGAGTTCGTCCTCGAGGCTACGGCTGGTCAGCGGACCGGTGGACTCCAGAAGCGAGAGGGTGTCGCGGTGTTCGACCACCGTTTCGGTGAGTGAAACCCCCCCGTCCCTCATTACAGTACCGTTACTGGTCGCCGACAAATACCTTTTGGTGAAATTGCATCTTTTGCGTTTCACTCAACCGATGAGTGGATTTTAATTCCTATAGTTTCTGTTTGGAAAGTTTAAAGGAACGGCGAGCAATTATTCGGACATGAATCAGCCGGATCGTTTTTCATCGGGTCGGATGCCCCGATGGGTGCTCATCTGCGTGGTGAGTCTGGGGGGCGTGTTATTGGTGGCGATGGGGGGCGTCGCCGCGGAGACGGAGCCAGCAGACTGTAGTGGGGTCGGCTTCGAACAGGACACCGACGAATACTACGAGGTCGAGAACCTGAGTCAGTTACAGTGTATCGAAGAGCACGGACTCGAGAAGGACTACGTGCTCGTCAACGACATCGACGCGAGTGAGACCGAAGAGTGGAATGAAGATGACGGCTTCGAGCCGATTGGCGACGGTGACGTGAGCGAATTCGTCGAGGGTGACGCATTCAACGGCACGTTCGACGGCAACGACCGGACGATTGCCGATCTGACCATTGATCGTGGTGGAGAGGACTTCGTTGGGCTGTTCGAAGTCATCGGCTCCGAAGGAACGGTTTCGAACCTGACACTCGAGTCTGTGACGGTTACAGGGGACGACGATGTAGGCAGTCTCAGTGGCCAGAATTATGGAACGGTTTCGGACGTTTCCATGAGCACCGATGTAACTGGTTCAGGGACGACCGGTGGTGTTATCGGATGGAATGACGGGGGTACCATCACTGGGGCAACCGTCGAGGGAGCAGTCTTTTCTGAGCAAGATGGGGTAAACACTCATGTTGGCGGCATTGTTGGTGACCACCAAAGAGGCGCCAGCATCGATTCGAGTTCGTTTACGAACGGAACGGTTGATGGGGAAGACGAGAAAATCGGCGGTATCGCTGGCCAACTTACCAGTACGTTTGATGATACTAGTTCGATTACGAACTCGAGTGCGCACGGAACGATTGGAAACGAGGATGCAGATTCTGTCGGTGGACTAGTCGGAGAAGGGCGCGGGGATTTCTTTGATTCGTACTCCACGGCGACCGTCCGCGGGAACGACACGGTTGGTGGTGTCATCGGCAACGCCCATAATAGTGACATCGAGCGAACGTACGCAGTCGGGGAAGTCGACGGGGACGGAGACGCTGTTGGCGGTCTCGTCGGGGTTGGTGCGAGCGGTATCGGTTCCGATTTCAACATCGAGAACTCGTACTGGGACATCGAAACGACCGGGGTGAACGAATCCTTTGACAGCGAAGAGGACGGACTCACCACCAGCGAGGGCGGACTCACCACCGACGAGATGACCGGCGTGAACGCCACCGAGCACATGAACGGCTTCGGATTCCCAGACGGCGACGGTCACTGGCACGCCGTTGAAGATGACTATCCCGTCCTCTCGTATGAGGACACCGACCCCGTCTACGGCGTGGAGATCACCGGCACGAACTCTGCTATCGACGAAGGTGAGACACTCGAGGTCGACGCCACCGTCACCAACGTTGGTTCTGACGGCGGCGAACAATCTATCGAACTACTGGATTTTGACGACGGCGAGGTGGACACCGAGGAGGTGACTCTCGAGAGTGGTGAATCAACCGCGCTCACACTCGAGTGGGAGACCGCGGAGGATGAGGGTGGTCTCGACGACGTGACGGTTGCGAGTGAGAACGACACAGACACCCGGGCTGTTTCTGTCGGAGAAGGTGAGGTGATTCCACAGTGCCAGACCATCGATACTTCGGGAGCATACGACCTGACCGACGACATCGAAGCGAGCGGGGAATGTCTCGGAATCGAGGCTGATGACGTCTCCATCGACGGCAACGATCACACCATATCGGGCAGCGGAACGGGCATGGTTGTGGATAAACAATCCAACGTCACCATCACGAACGTCACGCTCAGCGGACTGGACGTCGGCATCGAGATGACCGATATCGAGAACGCGACCGTCGAACACAACACCGTCGAGGAGAGCCACGAGAACGGACTCGTATTCGATGACGTTCAGGACTCCACCATCGCCAATAATACGGTAACTGAAGGTGCCACCAGCGGTATCCACCTCGCTGACGTTACAGGCACAGCCGTCAAGAACAACACGCTCAGGGAAAACGACGAAAGCGGGATGTACGTCGTTGACTCCGAGGAACTCGTCGTTTCGGGGAACGAAGTCGTCGACAATGGGGATGATGAGAAAGAACCGTCAGATGATGTCGAGGATGCGGGTATCTACTTCTCGGGAACCTCGGACAGCTACCTCGAAGCTAACAATCTCACAGCCAACGCCCAGGCCGCACTGTTCCTCGAAGAAGCAAGTACGGATAATGACCTTGTGAAGAATAGTATTAACAGCTCACCCATTGGAGATGGTAAACATTGGAATGCGGTCCGAATTGACGATTCTTCGGGGAACACAATTTCCGATTCGGTGATAAGCACGGGTGAGGTGGACAGGCACTCTGACCGCCCTGAGTATTTCATCTACGTTGACAGCGCAGAGACAGTCGTCAAGGATAACGAAATCGACGGACACGCACGCGCTGGCATCGATATTCGTGGTGAGTCGAATACTGTCGACAATAATACCATCGCTGGTTCGTTTTTTCGCAGCGATGCTCAAAATGGCCACGCAATACGAGTTTTCGGTGGTGATGATGACAGTTTGGTGACGAACAACTCGCTCACCAACGCGGAAATTTTACACCCCGAACGCGCAGGAATAGCCATCATCGAGGATCAAGCTGTCGAGATTCAGAACAACACCGGGACACAATCGGGTCCTGATCTAAAACTCACAAACGAAGAGCAGTCCGTCGAGAACCAGCAGATCACGACACCGGCAGGCGATACAACGGTGACATTCACTGGAGCCGAACTGCGTCTCGATGGCGTCGATGAATCGCCTGCAGACCATGACACCCTCGAATCAACCGGCTACTACTTCGAGGTCGACAATACCTCAGACGAGTTCACCTTCGAGAACTTCGAGCTCGACTACAACGAAACGCGGCTCACGACAGGAGACACGATCGACCCCGAGACGCTCTCGCTCTGGCGACTCGACAGCGGCGAGTGGGAAGAGATCGACGACTCCAGTGT contains the following coding sequences:
- a CDS encoding DUF1724 domain-containing protein, coding for MRDGGVSLTETVVEHRDTLSLLESTGPLTSRSLEDELGCSLATVNRHLGTLREHGLVEKTETTYALTELGDAALRRIETTAHQLSVLETIAGSRFLSHVADAPKPFDVSWLADSTVIRSTSEDPYGLYDRYVDAFEDATRLRALRNEGITPPAVVDAITPTLLDRTFDAEGIWSRATAERFMQVHPVVNEIRRKNPELGVYISDESLPIDFSLFDTCLVILSYDQQTGHPAVYIETEDENAMQWAADVFAHYRDRSQTIPDVFEDLEY